In Aristaeella hokkaidonensis, the following are encoded in one genomic region:
- a CDS encoding ABC transporter permease: MHTSRGARLWRRIWASRYLYLMFLPVFLYYVIFRYGPMLGLSIAFKDYNAFLGFDRSPWVGIKYFKQFFNSIYLWRLLRNTLLINLYDLVFNFPAAIILALLLNEVQQRRFKKTVQTITYMPYFISSVVLASMVVQFLSPSSGIVNNLIAALGGERKYFMTQPESFRTIYTIMNLWKNIGWNSIIFLAAISGINGDLYEACRVDGGGHLRQTWHITLPGIAGTIVVLLIMRLGHVLDAGYETILLLQNSANQETSDVIGTYVYRRGLKGGEYSYATAVGMFQSVIGFGMVIFANWLSRRYSDTSLW; this comes from the coding sequence ATGCATACATCCCGCGGCGCGCGGCTCTGGCGCAGGATCTGGGCATCCAGATACCTGTATCTGATGTTTTTGCCTGTCTTTTTATATTACGTCATATTCCGCTACGGGCCTATGCTGGGCCTGTCCATTGCATTTAAGGATTACAACGCGTTCCTTGGATTTGACAGAAGTCCGTGGGTGGGCATCAAATACTTCAAACAGTTTTTCAATTCCATCTATTTATGGAGACTGCTGCGCAACACGCTGCTGATCAATCTGTACGACCTGGTCTTCAATTTCCCGGCGGCAATCATCCTGGCACTGCTGCTGAATGAGGTTCAGCAGCGCCGGTTCAAGAAGACGGTACAGACCATCACCTATATGCCGTACTTCATTTCCAGCGTTGTGCTGGCCAGTATGGTGGTGCAGTTCCTGTCTCCCTCCAGCGGCATCGTCAACAACCTGATTGCCGCACTGGGCGGGGAACGGAAATATTTTATGACCCAGCCGGAATCCTTCCGCACGATCTATACAATCATGAACCTGTGGAAGAACATCGGCTGGAACTCCATCATCTTCCTGGCGGCCATCAGCGGAATCAACGGTGACCTGTATGAAGCCTGCCGAGTGGACGGAGGCGGACATCTCCGCCAGACCTGGCACATCACGCTGCCGGGAATCGCGGGGACGATTGTGGTGCTGCTGATCATGCGGCTTGGACATGTGCTGGACGCCGGCTATGAGACCATCCTGCTTCTGCAGAACAGCGCAAACCAGGAAACCAGCGACGTTATAGGCACCTATGTGTACCGCCGCGGTCTCAAGGGCGGCGAGTACAGTTATGCAACGGCTGTGGGTATGTTCCAGAGCGTGATTGGCTTTGGAATGGTCATCTTCGCGAACTGGCTCAGCCGTCGTTACAGTGATACGAGTCTGTGGTGA
- a CDS encoding carbohydrate ABC transporter permease, translating into MELTRRHTGIRVSPGRRAFVIINTIVLLLVSAIMLYPAIYVIAASFSEETAILRGDVFLIPVRAHVKAYQKVFVYPMLWQSYRNTLIYTFLGTAINLVLTVFGAWALSQKKMVGRRFLTLMCTFTMFFGGGMIPTFLVVKGLGLLNTIWAILLPSAVSTYNMILMRTFFRQIPESLVEAAELDGCRDFGVLFRIVLPLSLASLMTIGMFYAVGHWNSYFPAVMYLTTNKELNPLQIILRQVVLLNEIVENASSTENVMAEGIKYATIVVAMLPMLCIYPFVQRYFVKGVMVGSVKE; encoded by the coding sequence ATGGAACTTACGCGCAGACATACCGGAATCCGGGTATCCCCCGGCCGCAGGGCCTTTGTCATCATCAACACCATTGTCCTGCTGCTGGTCAGTGCCATTATGCTGTATCCTGCCATCTATGTGATTGCGGCATCTTTTTCCGAGGAGACGGCAATCCTCCGGGGAGATGTTTTCCTCATCCCTGTGCGGGCGCATGTGAAGGCCTATCAGAAAGTCTTTGTATATCCGATGCTGTGGCAGAGCTACAGAAATACCCTGATCTATACCTTCCTGGGTACAGCCATCAACCTGGTGCTGACGGTATTCGGCGCCTGGGCGCTGAGCCAGAAGAAGATGGTAGGACGCCGCTTCCTGACCCTGATGTGCACCTTCACCATGTTCTTCGGCGGAGGCATGATTCCCACATTCCTGGTGGTCAAAGGCCTGGGACTGCTGAATACAATCTGGGCGATCCTGCTGCCGAGCGCCGTGAGTACCTATAACATGATCCTGATGCGTACCTTCTTCCGCCAGATTCCGGAGAGCCTGGTGGAGGCGGCGGAGCTGGACGGGTGCCGGGATTTCGGCGTGCTGTTCCGGATTGTGCTGCCCCTGAGCCTGGCCAGCCTGATGACCATCGGAATGTTCTATGCCGTAGGACACTGGAACAGCTATTTCCCGGCGGTGATGTACCTGACAACAAACAAGGAACTGAATCCGCTACAGATTATTCTCCGCCAGGTGGTGCTGCTGAACGAGATTGTGGAGAATGCCAGCAGTACGGAAAACGTGATGGCGGAGGGAATCAAGTATGCCACGATCGTGGTGGCCATGCTGCCGATGCTGTGCATCTATCCCTTTGTGCAGCGGTATTTTGTCAAGGGCGTTATGGTAGGCTCCGTAAAGGAGTAA
- a CDS encoding extracellular solute-binding protein, translating to MKHFSRLLALLLAVALLPLSFMAAASAEEPVTITIWGSDRENMPFRNGLWTIDVLQEKLGIKIEIISAPTENLAEKYGLLMAGGDLPTIVQYKAKDLLLYKDAWTPLNELINETDTPNLWKVYSDAEIRRKVSDADGIMRFIGQRTAITAGKLYFWRQDWLDKLGLETPKTTEDLYNVFKAIKEGDPNGNGEADEIPFAVRKNGSNNRGNVIPFINNWGIAETFFAEDGQVKFGATDPRMKDALEWLNRCYAEGLIDQEYLTRDKTAWYSAWTNNQVFMSYDWSAYIDNVANLFKDVETDINIVGAVPPEGPTGISETRDQLQPITVDEDWNAGIFVGATEEQKKAALKLLDYVYSEEGMILMNFGEEGTHFNIVDGDYKYSDLIMNNPDGLSPQDALRSFGIQSMLTLLQDARYERAFVSDEVNRIRDIYEQEGHIGDAFPTLAFTNDEQGIINEKYTEIETYMNETIDKFIMGVEPLDKFDEYVAQVERMGLADVLAVYQAAYDRYMK from the coding sequence ATGAAACACTTTTCCCGTCTCCTGGCGCTGCTCCTGGCAGTTGCCCTGCTGCCGCTGTCCTTTATGGCAGCCGCGTCCGCGGAAGAACCCGTGACGATCACCATCTGGGGTTCCGACCGTGAGAATATGCCTTTCCGCAACGGCCTGTGGACCATTGACGTCCTGCAGGAAAAGCTGGGAATCAAGATTGAGATTATCTCCGCGCCCACCGAGAACCTGGCGGAGAAATACGGCCTGCTGATGGCCGGCGGCGACCTGCCCACCATCGTGCAGTACAAGGCGAAGGACCTGCTGCTGTACAAGGACGCCTGGACGCCCCTGAATGAGCTGATCAACGAGACCGATACCCCGAACCTGTGGAAGGTCTACAGCGACGCGGAGATCCGCCGCAAGGTTTCCGACGCGGACGGCATCATGCGGTTCATCGGACAGCGGACGGCCATCACCGCCGGCAAGCTCTACTTCTGGCGCCAGGACTGGCTGGACAAGCTGGGACTGGAAACCCCGAAGACCACGGAAGACCTGTACAACGTGTTCAAAGCCATCAAGGAAGGCGATCCCAACGGCAACGGCGAAGCGGATGAGATCCCCTTTGCGGTGCGCAAGAACGGCAGCAACAACCGCGGCAACGTGATCCCCTTCATCAACAACTGGGGCATCGCCGAGACCTTCTTCGCGGAAGACGGCCAGGTGAAGTTCGGCGCCACCGATCCCCGGATGAAGGACGCGCTTGAATGGCTGAACCGCTGCTATGCGGAAGGTCTGATCGACCAGGAATACCTGACCCGCGACAAGACGGCGTGGTACAGCGCCTGGACCAACAACCAGGTGTTCATGAGCTATGACTGGAGCGCCTACATTGACAACGTAGCCAACCTGTTCAAGGATGTGGAAACCGATATCAACATTGTCGGCGCCGTTCCTCCGGAAGGCCCCACCGGCATCAGCGAGACCCGTGACCAGCTGCAGCCCATCACCGTGGATGAGGACTGGAACGCCGGTATCTTTGTCGGCGCGACTGAAGAACAGAAGAAGGCTGCCCTCAAGCTGCTGGACTACGTCTACAGCGAAGAAGGCATGATCCTGATGAACTTCGGCGAAGAAGGCACCCACTTCAACATCGTGGACGGCGACTACAAGTATTCCGACCTGATCATGAACAACCCCGACGGCCTGTCTCCCCAGGACGCCCTCCGTTCCTTCGGTATCCAGAGCATGCTGACGCTGCTGCAGGACGCCCGCTATGAGCGTGCCTTCGTCAGCGACGAGGTCAACCGGATCCGTGACATCTACGAGCAGGAAGGCCATATCGGCGACGCGTTCCCGACGCTGGCGTTCACCAATGATGAACAGGGTATCATCAATGAAAAGTACACCGAAATCGAAACCTATATGAACGAGACCATTGATAAGTTCATCATGGGCGTTGAACCGCTGGATAAGTTTGACGAGTATGTGGCCCAGGTTGAACGTATGGGCCTGGCGGACGTGCTGGCTGTCTATCAGGCTGCCTATGACCGCTACATGAAATAA
- a CDS encoding flavocytochrome c, producing the protein MKKLFCLILSFALLLTSAAAFAEAQPEESLFTPGAYTGEAQGIFVPVKVTVQVSENEIETVLVDATGETPELGGIAAEKMAMAIMNAQTPNVDTVSGATVTSNAIIAAATSALEQAGADIAVLDANRKDTKDAGPKAEKTIDTEIVIIGAGGAGMTAAIMLQQAGKDFVILEKMPYVGGNTTKATGGMNASETHYQKEQGIEDSNALFAADTMKGGHALNDSSLVAVMANSSAGAIDWLDTIGAELPKISFSGGASVNRIHAPEDGSGVGAYLVDRFSAKLNELGVEVILETAATELLADADGKITGVKAEGPDAVYTINAKAVILASGGFGANEEMYTTYRPDLKGTVTTNAPGATGDGIVMAQALGADLVDIEQIQLHPTVEQTTSILITESVRGDGAILVNQSGVRFTNELLTRDAVSAAELAQEGSYAYIIFDQKLRDNLKAIEKYVKSGITVQADTIEGLAEQLNIDSATLATTLADWNEIVKNKRDTQFGRTTGMNEDLTTPPYYAIKIAPGIHHTMGGVKINTAAEVINTDGAAIPGLFAAGEVCGGVHGGNRLGGNAVADIVIFGRIAAESAMAYLAK; encoded by the coding sequence ATGAAAAAGCTGTTTTGCCTGATTCTGTCGTTCGCCCTGCTGCTGACATCCGCCGCGGCATTCGCAGAGGCGCAGCCGGAAGAGTCCCTGTTTACGCCCGGCGCTTATACCGGGGAGGCCCAGGGTATCTTTGTGCCGGTCAAGGTTACGGTGCAGGTGAGTGAGAACGAGATTGAAACCGTGCTGGTGGACGCTACCGGTGAAACGCCCGAGCTGGGCGGTATTGCTGCGGAAAAGATGGCCATGGCCATTATGAACGCGCAGACCCCGAACGTGGATACCGTGAGCGGCGCTACCGTGACCAGTAATGCGATTATCGCCGCCGCCACCTCCGCCCTGGAACAGGCGGGCGCGGACATTGCGGTGCTGGATGCGAACCGCAAGGACACCAAGGACGCCGGTCCCAAGGCAGAGAAGACGATTGATACGGAAATCGTGATCATCGGCGCCGGCGGCGCGGGTATGACCGCGGCCATCATGCTGCAGCAGGCCGGAAAGGATTTTGTGATCCTGGAGAAGATGCCTTACGTGGGCGGCAACACCACCAAGGCCACCGGCGGCATGAACGCTTCCGAGACCCATTACCAGAAGGAACAGGGAATTGAAGACTCCAACGCGCTGTTTGCGGCGGATACCATGAAGGGCGGCCACGCACTGAATGATTCCTCCCTGGTGGCTGTGATGGCTAACAGCTCCGCGGGAGCCATTGACTGGCTGGATACCATCGGCGCGGAACTGCCGAAGATCTCCTTCTCCGGCGGCGCTTCCGTGAACCGTATCCACGCTCCGGAGGACGGCTCCGGCGTCGGTGCGTACCTGGTGGACCGCTTCTCCGCCAAGCTGAATGAGCTGGGCGTGGAAGTGATTCTGGAAACCGCGGCGACCGAATTACTGGCGGATGCGGACGGGAAGATCACCGGCGTCAAGGCGGAAGGTCCGGACGCAGTCTACACCATCAACGCCAAGGCCGTGATCCTAGCCAGCGGCGGATTCGGCGCCAACGAGGAGATGTACACAACCTACCGTCCTGACCTGAAGGGTACGGTGACCACCAACGCGCCCGGCGCAACCGGCGACGGTATCGTGATGGCGCAGGCCCTGGGCGCCGACCTGGTGGATATTGAGCAGATCCAGCTCCATCCCACCGTGGAACAGACGACCTCCATTCTGATTACTGAATCGGTCCGCGGCGACGGCGCTATCCTGGTGAACCAGAGCGGCGTACGTTTCACCAACGAACTGCTGACCCGTGACGCGGTATCCGCGGCGGAACTGGCTCAGGAAGGCAGCTATGCCTACATCATCTTTGACCAGAAGCTGCGGGATAACCTGAAAGCTATCGAAAAGTATGTGAAGAGCGGCATTACCGTTCAGGCGGATACGATCGAAGGCCTGGCGGAACAGCTGAACATCGATTCAGCCACGCTGGCAACGACGCTGGCTGACTGGAACGAGATCGTGAAGAACAAGCGGGATACCCAGTTCGGCCGGACCACCGGTATGAATGAGGACCTGACCACCCCGCCGTATTACGCCATCAAGATCGCTCCCGGTATCCACCACACCATGGGCGGCGTGAAGATCAATACCGCGGCTGAAGTCATCAATACCGACGGCGCTGCCATTCCCGGACTGTTCGCAGCCGGTGAGGTATGCGGCGGCGTCCACGGCGGCAACCGCCTGGGCGGCAACGCGGTGGCGGATATCGTCATCTTCGGCCGGATCGCGGCGGAAAGTGCCATGGCTTACCTGGCCAAATAA
- the iorA gene encoding indolepyruvate ferredoxin oxidoreductase subunit alpha gives MKQYVMGNGAIALGALAAGVNLVAGYPGTPSSEIIETISHYPHEGLHLEWSVNEKAALEVAAAAAYSGARAMVTMKQMGLNVASDPLMSVAYIGVKGGLVIVSADDPGPISSQTEQDTRRYADFCRIPVFDPSSPEEAYEMIQEAFAYSEKYSTPVLFRPTTRVCHAYASVETPDSFAPKAYEGFERDPGRWVIFPRLSYINHGKMEARNVEIGRDFSSLRFNTVEGEAAEKAVVTSGVSYTYVKECLKGHDGVRLIRIATAFPFPEDFILKALDGVKEVLCIEELSPFIEEQILRAAGKHHLALRVSGKLDGSVPHNGENSVELCTGILNTFLRVRTGYEQRDLSDAPALPVRPPVLCAGCPHRASFYAVKKAMKGRKAVFCGDIGCYTLGNAMPLDMVDTCLCMGAGITMAQGLSHMNRDTVSFAFVGDSTFFASGMTGVVNAVYNEADMILCVLDNSTTAMTGHQPHPGTGRNMMGNAVEKVNVEKVLEGIGVKKIVTVDPLTLEDSIRAVQECAEETGVRAIIFKSPCVAITKPDKKCAIDTAKCVNCKKCIREIGCPALITVDGRVAIDRNLCAGCGLCSHICPTGAIGGEQ, from the coding sequence ATGAAACAGTACGTTATGGGAAACGGTGCAATTGCGCTGGGAGCGCTGGCCGCAGGGGTGAATCTTGTGGCGGGGTATCCCGGTACGCCGTCTTCCGAGATCATAGAGACGATCTCCCACTATCCGCATGAGGGCCTGCATCTGGAATGGTCCGTCAATGAGAAAGCCGCGCTGGAAGTAGCCGCTGCGGCCGCCTACAGCGGCGCCCGGGCGATGGTCACTATGAAACAGATGGGCCTGAACGTCGCTTCCGACCCGCTGATGTCTGTGGCCTATATCGGCGTGAAGGGCGGACTGGTGATCGTGAGTGCGGACGATCCGGGCCCCATTTCCTCCCAGACGGAGCAGGATACCCGCAGGTATGCGGATTTCTGCCGTATCCCGGTATTTGATCCTTCTTCTCCGGAAGAAGCATATGAGATGATCCAGGAGGCCTTTGCGTATTCCGAGAAATACAGCACGCCTGTGCTTTTCCGGCCGACCACCAGGGTCTGCCATGCCTATGCCTCCGTGGAAACACCGGACAGCTTCGCACCGAAGGCGTATGAAGGCTTTGAACGGGATCCCGGCCGGTGGGTGATTTTCCCGCGGCTGTCCTACATCAACCACGGCAAAATGGAAGCGCGCAATGTGGAAATCGGCAGGGATTTCTCTTCCTTACGGTTCAACACTGTCGAAGGCGAAGCAGCGGAGAAAGCGGTTGTCACCTCCGGTGTGAGCTATACCTACGTCAAAGAGTGCCTGAAAGGCCATGACGGAGTCCGGCTGATCCGGATTGCCACGGCATTTCCGTTCCCGGAGGATTTCATCCTGAAGGCCCTGGATGGCGTGAAGGAAGTGCTGTGCATTGAGGAACTCAGCCCGTTTATTGAGGAGCAGATCCTGAGAGCAGCCGGAAAGCATCACCTGGCGCTGCGGGTTTCCGGAAAACTGGACGGCAGCGTTCCCCATAACGGAGAAAACAGCGTGGAGCTTTGTACAGGCATCCTGAATACCTTCCTGAGAGTCCGGACCGGCTATGAACAGAGGGATCTTTCGGATGCTCCGGCACTGCCGGTGCGTCCGCCGGTGCTGTGCGCCGGCTGCCCGCACAGGGCATCTTTCTACGCGGTGAAGAAAGCAATGAAAGGCCGGAAGGCAGTATTCTGCGGCGATATCGGCTGCTACACGCTGGGGAATGCCATGCCGCTGGATATGGTGGACACCTGCCTGTGCATGGGCGCGGGCATTACCATGGCCCAGGGCCTGAGCCACATGAACCGGGACACGGTCAGCTTTGCCTTTGTGGGAGATTCCACTTTCTTTGCTTCCGGAATGACCGGTGTGGTGAACGCGGTCTATAACGAAGCGGATATGATCCTGTGTGTGCTGGACAATTCCACTACTGCCATGACAGGCCACCAGCCCCATCCCGGTACCGGCCGGAACATGATGGGGAATGCGGTGGAGAAAGTCAATGTTGAAAAAGTGCTGGAAGGAATCGGGGTTAAGAAGATCGTGACGGTCGATCCCCTGACACTGGAAGACAGCATCAGGGCAGTGCAGGAGTGTGCCGAGGAAACCGGCGTCCGCGCAATCATTTTCAAATCGCCCTGCGTAGCCATCACAAAGCCGGACAAGAAATGTGCGATTGACACTGCAAAGTGTGTTAACTGTAAAAAGTGTATCCGGGAGATCGGATGCCCCGCGCTGATTACGGTGGACGGCCGGGTGGCCATTGACCGGAACCTGTGCGCGGGCTGCGGCCTGTGCAGCCATATCTGTCCCACCGGCGCGATCGGAGGTGAGCAGTGA
- a CDS encoding indolepyruvate oxidoreductase subunit beta has product MNKDILICGVGGQGTVLASKIIAAAAMEEGSPVHSAETIGMAQRGGSVTSHVRIGGNACSPLIPFGSADMLLAFEPGEAVRNLKYLRQGGIAVVNTAPTKPVTESLRDTGYDGREMIEYLQQKCDCILINAEEVCKPFGSTRFFNVILLGVAAGSGHLGLSRETLLKQLEKRVPPKYLEINTRAFLAGVEIAGQASGERKGE; this is encoded by the coding sequence ATGAACAAGGATATCCTGATCTGCGGTGTGGGCGGCCAGGGAACCGTCCTCGCCTCTAAAATCATTGCCGCGGCAGCGATGGAAGAAGGCAGTCCCGTTCATTCCGCCGAAACCATCGGAATGGCCCAGCGGGGCGGCTCCGTTACGAGCCACGTGCGGATCGGAGGAAACGCCTGTTCCCCCCTGATTCCCTTTGGCAGCGCGGATATGCTCCTGGCCTTTGAACCCGGGGAGGCAGTCCGGAACCTGAAGTATCTCCGGCAGGGCGGGATTGCGGTGGTGAATACCGCCCCGACGAAACCTGTCACGGAATCCCTGCGGGATACGGGATATGACGGCAGGGAAATGATTGAATACCTGCAGCAGAAATGCGACTGCATCCTGATCAACGCGGAGGAAGTCTGCAAACCCTTCGGATCCACCCGGTTTTTCAACGTTATTCTGCTGGGCGTGGCCGCGGGTTCCGGCCATCTTGGCCTGAGCCGGGAAACCCTGCTGAAGCAGCTGGAGAAGCGGGTACCGCCCAAATATCTGGAGATAAACACCAGGGCCTTCCTTGCCGGCGTCGAGATTGCCGGACAGGCATCCGGTGAACGGAAAGGAGAATAA